One genomic region from SAR92 clade bacterium H455 encodes:
- the rfbA gene encoding glucose-1-phosphate thymidylyltransferase RfbA has translation MDNVAEQERGSNKSSSAKCYKGIVLAGGSGTRLHPITLAASKQLLPVYDKPMIYYPLSVLMLAGIRDILIISTPTDLPGFQRMLGDGSQFGLTLSYAEQPTPDGLAQAFIIGETFIGDDNVALVLGDNIFYGQHFSEKLAAAASQKQGATIFAYHVNDPERFGVVAFDSNGLAVSIEEKPPNPKSRYAVTGLYFYDNDVIEIAKTIRPSGRGELEITGINNAYLQRGDLNVSLLGRGFAWLDTGTHDSLLEAGQFVQTIEHRQGLKVACLEEIAYRNGWICTGRLQEQAKALAKTGYGQYLQRVLEGYQ, from the coding sequence ATGGATAATGTTGCAGAACAGGAGAGGGGCTCAAATAAAAGTTCTTCAGCCAAGTGCTATAAGGGAATAGTCTTAGCCGGCGGCTCCGGAACAAGGCTGCACCCAATTACCCTGGCCGCCTCTAAGCAGCTACTGCCGGTCTATGACAAACCGATGATCTATTATCCGCTGTCGGTTTTAATGCTGGCTGGCATTCGCGATATTCTGATTATTTCTACACCCACAGATCTCCCAGGCTTTCAGCGCATGCTCGGAGATGGCAGTCAATTTGGTCTTACTCTCAGCTATGCTGAACAGCCTACTCCAGACGGTTTGGCTCAAGCATTTATCATCGGTGAGACGTTTATTGGTGATGATAATGTAGCTCTAGTACTGGGTGATAATATTTTTTATGGCCAACATTTTAGCGAAAAGCTCGCCGCTGCCGCCAGTCAAAAGCAGGGCGCTACTATCTTTGCCTACCATGTAAATGACCCTGAGCGATTCGGTGTTGTGGCGTTCGACAGTAACGGGCTGGCAGTCAGTATCGAAGAAAAACCCCCTAATCCTAAATCCAGGTATGCAGTTACCGGACTCTATTTTTACGACAATGATGTGATCGAGATAGCCAAAACAATTCGGCCGTCAGGTCGTGGTGAACTTGAGATTACTGGCATCAATAACGCCTACCTGCAGCGTGGCGACCTCAATGTTAGCCTGCTCGGACGCGGCTTTGCCTGGCTCGACACTGGCACCCATGATTCATTGTTGGAGGCTGGCCAGTTTGTTCAGACCATTGAGCATCGGCAGGGATTAAAAGTCGCCTGCCTCGAAGAAATTGCCTATCGCAATGGCTGGATCTGTACAGGGCGCTTACAGGAACAGGCTAAGGCACTGGCGAAAACGGGTTACGGACAATATTTGCAGCGTGTTCTGGAGGGATATCAATGA
- a CDS encoding capsule assembly Wzi family protein: protein MWIIDRSGVAEANGVGKNRHQVMISVLVLCLFSLFAKAEPWLDTHNAPLRADIEQLSRAGIISVPINTWPLMWSGILNDLERRDSSGNLLSLGLQNSFTRVLIAGRRATKVDQPHQSLSLSVANQSQLFRQFGDNSRDEAQITLGRSGMTEHLAYNLEISRTVNPWDDEQTHYDNSYFGVVWGNWIAMIGNSEKWWGPGWNSNLILGNNARPTPGLTLQRNYSEPFHWPVLKHLGPWTTNLFISKLDDERHIDNAKLVGITVGFRPRQSLEINLRRAAQWGGEGRPQNVKSFFELVTGLADNCGDPSCKADEPGNQLGGIDFRWDMPWFKTSIYGQRVGEDEAGGLPAKNASQLGLQLSLNHPWFQGIGFIEYDDTSTSSSSRRYNVLYNHSIYQTGYRYQGRSIGSTWDNDSTVTSIGAIGYLSNGDSVEARFSSGELNVDSLDSGISSRHSITTEGSRFTFLSAKWQRGFDWGELQIEGHYTDRLVDEFGRQQDKLRLAVSVSHRF, encoded by the coding sequence ATGTGGATCATTGATCGATCAGGTGTTGCAGAAGCCAATGGTGTTGGCAAAAACAGACATCAAGTAATGATATCGGTGTTGGTACTGTGCCTTTTTAGCTTGTTTGCTAAGGCAGAGCCATGGCTCGATACGCACAATGCACCGTTGCGGGCGGACATTGAGCAATTATCGAGAGCAGGGATAATTAGTGTGCCCATTAATACCTGGCCATTGATGTGGTCAGGTATTCTCAATGATCTTGAACGTCGTGATAGTTCGGGCAACCTTCTGAGTTTGGGGCTTCAAAATAGCTTTACCCGGGTTCTGATAGCAGGGCGACGTGCGACAAAAGTTGATCAGCCCCATCAGTCCCTGTCGCTTTCGGTAGCAAATCAATCGCAGTTGTTCCGGCAGTTTGGTGACAACAGTCGCGACGAGGCTCAAATCACCCTGGGTCGCAGCGGTATGACCGAGCACCTTGCCTACAACCTGGAAATCAGCAGAACGGTGAATCCATGGGACGATGAGCAGACCCATTATGACAACAGCTACTTTGGTGTGGTGTGGGGTAACTGGATCGCCATGATTGGCAACAGCGAAAAGTGGTGGGGGCCGGGCTGGAATAGCAATTTAATTCTCGGTAATAATGCACGGCCAACGCCTGGGTTAACGCTGCAACGTAATTATTCTGAACCTTTTCATTGGCCTGTCTTAAAGCATCTGGGCCCCTGGACGACCAATCTCTTTATCTCCAAACTCGATGACGAGCGCCATATAGACAATGCCAAATTAGTTGGTATAACGGTGGGTTTTCGCCCGCGGCAAAGTCTCGAAATTAATCTGCGTCGCGCCGCTCAGTGGGGCGGAGAAGGCCGCCCCCAGAATGTTAAAAGTTTCTTCGAGTTAGTAACTGGTCTTGCCGATAACTGCGGAGACCCTTCGTGCAAAGCAGATGAGCCGGGCAATCAATTAGGTGGCATCGATTTTCGCTGGGACATGCCCTGGTTTAAAACTTCGATTTACGGTCAGAGAGTGGGTGAAGATGAAGCTGGTGGATTGCCGGCAAAAAATGCCAGCCAATTAGGTTTGCAGTTGAGTCTTAATCATCCTTGGTTTCAAGGTATTGGCTTTATTGAGTATGACGACACCAGCACTAGCTCGTCATCCCGTCGCTACAACGTGCTCTACAATCATAGTATCTACCAAACCGGTTATCGCTATCAGGGTCGATCAATTGGCTCAACATGGGACAACGATTCAACGGTAACCAGCATCGGCGCCATCGGCTACTTGAGCAATGGTGACAGCGTCGAGGCGCGTTTTAGCAGCGGTGAGTTAAATGTCGACAGCCTCGACAGCGGCATTTCATCTAGGCATTCAATTACGACTGAGGGCAGTCGTTTTACTTTCTTGTCAGCGAAATGGCAGCGTGGGTTTGATTGGGGAGAGCTACAAATTGAAGGTCACTACACCGACAGGCTAGTCGATGAATTTGGTCGTCAGCAAGATAAACTGCGTTTGGCGGTATCAGTCAGCCACAGGTTTTAG
- the rfbC gene encoding dTDP-4-dehydrorhamnose 3,5-epimerase produces MNIIDTKIKDAVIIEPAVFGDSRGFFIETFQAQRYLDQARIELPFVQDNHSRSAKGVLRGLHYQKTKPQGKLVRVVRGEVFDVGVDLRKRSPTFGCWQGVWLSEENHRQLWLPPGLAHGFVVTSESADFEYKCSDYYDPEDEGCLIWNDPDVGIEWPLANPLLSDKDKAGLSFKELTA; encoded by the coding sequence ATGAACATTATTGATACCAAAATTAAAGACGCGGTGATAATTGAACCGGCAGTGTTTGGCGATTCTCGTGGATTTTTTATCGAAACCTTTCAGGCCCAGCGCTACTTAGATCAAGCGCGAATCGAACTCCCTTTTGTGCAAGATAATCACTCTAGATCCGCGAAGGGGGTATTGCGCGGATTGCACTATCAAAAAACCAAACCTCAGGGCAAGTTGGTTCGAGTTGTCCGCGGAGAAGTTTTTGATGTGGGTGTTGATCTACGTAAACGTTCTCCAACCTTTGGCTGCTGGCAGGGGGTGTGGTTATCAGAAGAGAACCATCGTCAGCTTTGGCTACCGCCTGGCCTGGCTCATGGGTTTGTTGTCACCTCAGAGAGCGCCGACTTTGAATACAAGTGCAGCGATTACTATGATCCAGAGGATGAGGGCTGCTTGATCTGGAATGATCCGGATGTCGGCATAGAGTGGCCCCTGGCGAATCCGCTATTATCGGACAAAGATAAAGCGGGGTTGAGCTTTAAGGAACTGACAGCTTGA
- the rfbD gene encoding dTDP-4-dehydrorhamnose reductase yields MKLLITGAAGQLGQAFGCELENHPDIVVVACSHSELDITDLNNVRQVITQEQPDFVINTAAYTQVDLAETETEKAYLVNQIGPANLAQVCVDLHIPLIHFSTDCVFDGSKKDAWTEVDSTAPLSVYGASKLAGEEAVQQICRKYLIFRVSWVFSEFAHNFVKTMLNLGSTREQLRVVSDQVGKPTCAREIARVVVEILPKHQEQWGLYHLAQPEAISWHGFAQAVFNTAEQHQAGSKLIVNEVLPIPTSGYPTPAERPANSILDTTKLHKTFALVLSGWQQSLSQTLAALEPQASRCDKGNNDGQKK; encoded by the coding sequence TTGAAACTATTGATCACTGGGGCCGCAGGACAGCTGGGACAGGCCTTTGGCTGCGAGCTTGAAAACCATCCGGATATTGTCGTTGTCGCCTGCAGCCACAGCGAGCTAGATATCACTGACCTGAATAATGTCCGGCAGGTAATCACCCAAGAACAGCCGGACTTTGTGATTAATACCGCCGCCTACACTCAGGTTGATCTCGCCGAAACGGAAACCGAAAAAGCCTACCTAGTGAACCAAATCGGTCCCGCCAATCTTGCGCAAGTTTGTGTGGATCTCCATATCCCATTAATTCATTTTTCGACAGACTGCGTATTTGATGGCAGCAAGAAGGACGCGTGGACAGAAGTTGATTCAACAGCCCCCCTAAGTGTCTACGGTGCCAGCAAGTTAGCCGGAGAAGAGGCGGTTCAGCAAATTTGCAGAAAGTACCTAATTTTCCGCGTCAGTTGGGTGTTTTCGGAATTTGCCCACAACTTTGTCAAGACCATGTTGAATTTGGGTTCAACCCGCGAGCAGCTGCGTGTGGTGAGTGATCAGGTAGGTAAACCAACCTGCGCCAGAGAAATAGCCAGGGTGGTAGTGGAAATTTTACCTAAGCATCAGGAGCAATGGGGTCTCTATCATCTCGCCCAGCCTGAGGCGATTAGTTGGCATGGATTTGCTCAGGCGGTGTTCAATACAGCAGAGCAGCATCAAGCTGGCAGCAAATTAATCGTTAACGAGGTGCTACCCATTCCAACCAGCGGCTATCCAACTCCTGCGGAGCGTCCAGCAAATTCGATACTGGATACGACAAAATTACACAAGACTTTTGCTTTAGTCCTATCCGGCTGGCAACAATCTCTTAGCCAGACGCTTGCGGCACTTGAGCCTCAGGCATCGAGATGCGACAAAGGCAATAATGACGGGCAAAAAAAATGA
- a CDS encoding SLBB domain-containing protein, translating into MKNSHSSFLRYLGIALMSLCALVQAQQISLEAASEGLQEARELCSSIGEKEKRLAKTAGYDLDKLCGSLELIEFSGTEEAEEPLVTPRQERQSATLAKQPTLDKQTQPQYREKTGALQPFGYDLFAGEPVDFEQASRIPVSPDYLLGPGDTIELGFYGKFNDSHSLEISRDGSVDFPSLGPINLAGMTFSDAKQLLQQRIKHEMLGVQASISLGELRSIQVFMLGEAYKPGTYTVSALSTITNALFLSGGLSDIASLRNLQLKRGGKLISTLDLYDLLLSGDTSQDAQLQSGDAIYIPTVKETASVDGAVRRPAIYELKGKLTAQQLVDLAGGLEPNAFNQSARISRVGKGGFMQVLDLDLTTVKGKNTPIKSGDRLTIDTTVEQKELIVTLSGHVHYPGEFLWRDGLRISDVVKNIKALKPDVDLDFALIRRELPPVGKIEPIFVDLGAVLANPQSEFNIQFFPKDQLMVFSNKKNRALLMQDLAEELRLQARSGEMARIATINGTVRSPGEYPLTKNMTVTQLIAAAGGLSEEAYTQVVELSRYDFSNLERTVSDHFSITLSDAFKDPEKDPQLSPYDSISVRSIPEFRENLSLEIRGEVRFPGAYTFKRGETLAQVISRAGGVTELAHMGAAVFTRKDLRDQEAKQLVELRQRLRAEIAASDLEKANEGKSGGAARILEQLDTAEALGRLVIDLGAIVDGSMDDVSLKDGDLLVIPEYRQEISVLGEVQHSSSHLFNRRLDITDYIDLSGGINPRGDKKRVYVVKADGSVVLPRRSGWFKHRKTSIAPGDTIIVPLDVDRRRALTIWGETSAIIYQLALGAAAVNSF; encoded by the coding sequence ATGAAGAATAGCCACAGCTCTTTTTTGCGCTACCTTGGCATCGCGCTGATGTCATTGTGTGCGCTAGTTCAGGCACAACAGATATCTCTTGAGGCGGCCAGTGAGGGTCTTCAAGAGGCGCGAGAGCTGTGCAGCAGCATTGGCGAGAAGGAAAAAAGACTGGCTAAAACGGCGGGTTATGATCTTGATAAGCTCTGCGGCAGTCTCGAACTGATCGAATTTTCCGGCACTGAAGAGGCAGAAGAGCCTCTGGTGACGCCGCGGCAAGAGAGGCAATCTGCTACGCTCGCTAAACAGCCTACTTTGGATAAACAAACCCAGCCACAGTACCGCGAAAAAACAGGCGCTCTGCAGCCTTTCGGTTACGATCTTTTTGCCGGCGAACCTGTCGATTTTGAGCAGGCGTCACGTATCCCGGTGTCGCCAGATTATCTACTTGGTCCCGGTGATACCATAGAATTAGGCTTCTATGGCAAATTCAATGACTCCCACAGTCTTGAGATCAGCCGCGATGGTTCGGTTGATTTTCCAAGTTTGGGGCCGATCAATCTTGCTGGCATGACCTTCAGTGATGCCAAACAGCTACTGCAGCAGCGTATTAAGCACGAGATGCTCGGTGTCCAAGCGAGTATTAGTTTGGGTGAGCTGCGTTCGATCCAGGTGTTTATGCTCGGCGAAGCTTACAAGCCTGGCACCTATACCGTCTCCGCACTTTCAACTATTACCAATGCACTGTTTTTATCTGGCGGCCTCAGCGATATTGCATCGCTGCGGAATCTGCAGTTAAAGCGCGGTGGCAAGCTGATTTCGACTCTTGATCTCTATGATCTATTGCTAAGCGGTGATACCTCTCAGGATGCGCAGCTCCAATCCGGCGATGCTATCTATATTCCCACAGTCAAAGAAACCGCCTCAGTGGATGGCGCTGTGCGCCGTCCTGCTATTTACGAATTAAAGGGCAAGCTAACTGCGCAGCAGTTAGTGGATCTAGCTGGCGGACTTGAGCCCAATGCCTTTAATCAGAGTGCGCGGATCTCTCGAGTTGGCAAAGGCGGATTTATGCAGGTGCTGGATCTGGATCTGACTACGGTGAAGGGTAAAAATACGCCAATCAAAAGCGGCGACCGGTTGACCATTGATACAACTGTTGAGCAAAAAGAACTAATTGTAACCCTCTCCGGCCATGTGCATTATCCAGGTGAGTTTTTATGGCGCGATGGCCTGCGTATTTCCGATGTAGTGAAAAATATAAAAGCACTCAAGCCCGACGTGGATTTGGACTTTGCCCTGATACGCCGTGAATTGCCGCCAGTAGGGAAAATTGAACCGATCTTTGTTGATTTAGGTGCTGTGTTGGCGAACCCTCAGAGTGAATTTAATATTCAGTTTTTCCCCAAGGACCAGCTGATGGTCTTTTCTAATAAGAAAAATCGTGCCCTTTTAATGCAAGACTTGGCGGAAGAGTTACGGCTGCAGGCGAGGTCAGGAGAGATGGCGCGCATTGCAACTATCAATGGCACTGTTCGCTCACCGGGCGAATATCCCCTTACCAAAAATATGACCGTAACCCAATTAATTGCCGCAGCTGGGGGGTTGAGTGAAGAGGCTTATACGCAGGTGGTTGAGCTGTCCCGCTATGACTTCAGCAATTTAGAAAGGACGGTCTCTGACCATTTTAGTATCACTCTTAGTGACGCATTTAAAGATCCTGAAAAAGATCCGCAACTGTCCCCTTATGATTCGATTTCCGTGCGCAGCATTCCTGAATTCCGTGAAAACCTAAGCCTAGAGATAAGAGGTGAGGTGCGGTTTCCCGGCGCTTATACCTTTAAGCGAGGAGAGACCTTGGCTCAGGTGATATCCCGCGCGGGGGGCGTGACTGAGCTTGCCCATATGGGCGCGGCAGTGTTTACCCGTAAGGATTTGCGTGATCAAGAAGCTAAGCAGCTAGTAGAGTTACGTCAGCGCCTTCGCGCCGAGATTGCTGCGAGTGACTTAGAGAAAGCCAATGAGGGTAAGTCTGGGGGCGCAGCCCGTATCTTGGAGCAGTTGGATACTGCAGAAGCGCTAGGACGCTTGGTGATCGATTTAGGCGCCATAGTCGATGGTTCTATGGATGATGTCAGTTTGAAAGATGGCGATCTGTTGGTGATTCCAGAGTACCGCCAAGAAATCTCCGTGCTAGGTGAAGTCCAGCATTCTTCCTCACACCTATTTAATCGCCGCTTAGATATTACCGATTATATTGATTTGAGCGGTGGCATAAATCCTCGTGGGGATAAAAAGCGGGTCTATGTAGTGAAAGCCGATGGCTCTGTAGTTCTGCCCAGGCGCTCAGGATGGTTCAAACACCGTAAAACCAGCATTGCGCCGGGAGACACGATTATTGTGCCTCTAGATGTGGATCGCCGTCGTGCTCTGACGATATGGGGCGAGACCAGCGCAATAATCTATCAGTTGGCTCTGGGGGCAGCTGCGGTCAATAGCTTCTAA
- a CDS encoding phosphomannomutase CpsG (capsular polysaccharide biosynthesis protein; catalyzes the formation of D-mannose 6-phosphate from alpha-D-mannose 1-phosphate) → MTELTCFKAYDIRGQLGTELDEEIAYRIGRAYAEFLKPKSIVLGGDIRLTSEALKAALSEGIRDAGADVIDIGMVGTEEVYFATSFLDADGGIEVTASHNPIDYNGMKPIREGSRPISSDTGLLDIKRLAEENNFASSDPATRGEYKKLSILDDYLDHLLSYIDNTAITPLKIVMNTGNGAAGHVVDAFEKRFAELKLPIEIVKIFNQPDGTFPNGIPNPILHENRAPTIDAVLEHKADMGIAWDGDFDRCFLVDEKGNFIEGYYIVGLLAEAFLLKNPGAKIVHDPRLTWNTIDVVKKGGGEAVQSKTGHAFIKERMRSEDAVYGGEMSAHHYFRDFFYCDSGMIPWLLVMELITRSGKPLSALVNEMVEAYPSPGEINRKIADPAAAIQRVREHYQAGALIVDETDGISMEFAEWRFNLRMSNTEPVVRLNLETRGDRELLAKCQQELLALLD, encoded by the coding sequence ATGACTGAACTGACATGCTTTAAAGCCTATGATATCCGCGGCCAGCTGGGCACTGAATTGGACGAAGAGATAGCCTATCGCATTGGTCGCGCTTACGCCGAGTTTCTCAAGCCAAAAAGCATTGTGTTGGGCGGTGATATCCGTCTTACTAGCGAGGCGCTTAAAGCTGCTCTTAGCGAGGGTATTCGTGATGCTGGCGCGGATGTGATTGATATCGGCATGGTTGGGACTGAAGAAGTCTATTTCGCCACCTCTTTTCTCGATGCTGATGGCGGTATTGAAGTGACCGCAAGTCACAATCCAATTGATTACAATGGCATGAAGCCCATTCGTGAAGGCTCTAGGCCGATCAGTTCAGATACTGGCCTTCTGGATATTAAGCGCCTTGCTGAAGAGAACAACTTTGCGTCTAGCGATCCAGCTACGCGCGGTGAGTATAAAAAACTTTCGATCCTCGATGATTACCTGGATCATCTGCTGAGTTATATAGATAACACCGCAATTACGCCTTTAAAAATAGTCATGAATACGGGCAACGGTGCTGCTGGTCATGTGGTCGATGCTTTCGAAAAACGTTTTGCTGAGCTGAAGCTGCCTATCGAGATCGTTAAAATCTTTAATCAGCCTGACGGCACATTCCCCAATGGCATTCCCAATCCTATCCTCCATGAAAATCGTGCGCCGACTATTGATGCAGTGTTGGAGCATAAGGCTGATATGGGCATTGCCTGGGACGGTGACTTTGATCGCTGCTTCTTGGTGGACGAGAAAGGTAACTTTATTGAGGGCTACTATATTGTCGGCTTACTCGCGGAAGCCTTTTTGTTAAAGAATCCCGGTGCCAAAATTGTTCATGACCCGCGCCTGACCTGGAACACCATTGACGTGGTTAAAAAAGGCGGCGGCGAAGCGGTGCAGTCAAAGACGGGCCACGCCTTTATCAAAGAACGTATGCGTTCTGAGGATGCGGTTTACGGTGGTGAGATGAGTGCTCACCATTACTTCCGTGATTTCTTCTATTGCGACAGCGGCATGATCCCTTGGCTGCTGGTGATGGAGCTGATAACTCGCAGTGGTAAGCCGCTCTCTGCGTTAGTCAATGAGATGGTGGAGGCTTATCCTTCACCAGGTGAGATCAATCGTAAAATCGCCGATCCCGCCGCAGCCATTCAGCGTGTGCGGGAGCATTATCAGGCTGGTGCACTGATTGTCGACGAGACCGATGGCATTTCAATGGAGTTTGCTGAGTGGCGGTTTAATCTGCGCATGAGTAATACCGAGCCGGTAGTGAGACTCAATCTCGAAACCCGTGGCGACAGAGAGCTGTTAGCCAAATGCCAGCAGGAGCTTCTTGCGCTGCTAGATTGA
- a CDS encoding SLC13 family permease: MSLDALITLGVLLVFLGVIIRGRLAVDFALAGAMVALLVFGVLTPNEAFSGFSNPALFIIACFYVVASALKESGALHWWVMRWLGNNGSIRGALPRIMGPVAVTSSMISNTPVVAIFIPLIQDWARRHNLSVSKLLIPLSYASILGGTCTLIGTSTNILVVGMLQSTPEADSLSLFSPALIGIPLVLLGIVYFVLLGHRLLPNHGGVVESMPDTREYAVSMRVEEGGPLAGMSIADAGLRHLQFSFLSEIQSKGHIIPAVGPEEILSGNDILIFVGQPEGVSELRQFRGLVPAEGEVLKLDVPYSSRALIEAVISPVSHMVGTTVKASSFRTMFSGVILSVSRNGERINQKVGSIVLRAGDTLLLEAARGFVRRHRYSRDFLLLSRIDDASIPDVSKAPVALGLLGIFVMVVVSGLISLVAASLLLVVALAATGCISMEFAQRSIDFRVLLAIGASLALGFAMQKTGLADLGAQGIMLLADGNPFVNLVLLYIATVIATELITNNAAAVLMFPLAQSLSAELDANLLPFVMTIMFAASASFLTPFGYQTNLMVQGPGGYHSTDYFRVGILLSLMVGVTVVVLVPVFWPLS, encoded by the coding sequence ATGAGTCTTGATGCTCTAATCACACTTGGCGTGCTGCTGGTATTTCTCGGCGTCATTATTCGTGGCCGCCTTGCTGTGGATTTTGCCCTAGCCGGTGCCATGGTGGCGCTATTAGTGTTTGGGGTGTTGACGCCCAATGAGGCGTTTTCCGGCTTCTCCAATCCAGCCCTGTTTATTATTGCCTGCTTTTATGTGGTTGCTTCGGCGCTGAAAGAGAGCGGGGCGCTGCACTGGTGGGTGATGCGCTGGCTCGGGAACAATGGTTCGATCAGAGGGGCTCTGCCACGAATTATGGGACCAGTGGCGGTGACCAGTTCGATGATCAGCAATACACCGGTGGTGGCGATCTTTATTCCGCTGATCCAAGATTGGGCTCGACGGCACAATCTGTCGGTGTCGAAACTACTGATACCCTTAAGCTATGCCTCTATTTTGGGCGGCACCTGCACCCTGATTGGCACTAGCACTAATATTTTGGTTGTGGGTATGCTGCAAAGTACTCCTGAAGCCGACAGTCTAAGTTTGTTTAGCCCCGCGCTGATTGGTATTCCCCTGGTGCTGTTGGGTATTGTCTATTTTGTTCTGCTTGGCCATCGCTTACTTCCCAACCATGGAGGTGTGGTGGAAAGCATGCCAGATACGCGTGAATATGCGGTAAGTATGCGTGTGGAGGAGGGCGGCCCCTTGGCGGGGATGTCGATCGCCGATGCTGGTCTGCGTCATCTACAGTTCAGTTTCCTCTCGGAGATTCAATCCAAGGGCCATATCATTCCGGCGGTGGGCCCGGAAGAAATCCTCAGTGGTAATGATATATTGATATTTGTTGGCCAGCCGGAAGGGGTGAGCGAATTGCGCCAGTTCCGCGGCCTGGTGCCTGCCGAAGGCGAGGTGCTAAAGCTTGATGTGCCCTATAGCTCTAGAGCATTAATTGAAGCGGTGATCTCGCCAGTGTCACATATGGTTGGCACGACGGTGAAGGCCTCTAGTTTTAGAACCATGTTTAGCGGTGTGATTCTCTCGGTGTCGCGAAATGGCGAAAGGATTAATCAGAAGGTCGGCAGTATTGTTCTGCGTGCTGGCGATACTTTATTGCTGGAGGCAGCTCGCGGTTTTGTCCGCCGCCATAGATACAGTCGTGATTTTTTGCTGCTCAGTCGTATTGACGATGCCAGTATTCCCGATGTCAGCAAGGCACCAGTAGCGCTTGGGTTGCTGGGCATTTTTGTGATGGTAGTGGTGTCAGGCCTGATTTCACTGGTGGCTGCGTCATTGTTGCTGGTGGTCGCCTTGGCTGCAACTGGCTGTATCTCCATGGAATTTGCTCAGCGCAGCATCGACTTTAGGGTGTTGCTGGCTATAGGTGCATCCCTGGCTTTAGGCTTTGCCATGCAAAAAACGGGTCTTGCGGATCTTGGCGCTCAGGGCATCATGCTGCTGGCAGATGGCAACCCCTTTGTGAACTTAGTGCTGCTCTATATAGCCACAGTGATCGCTACTGAGTTGATTACCAACAACGCTGCAGCGGTGCTGATGTTTCCATTGGCTCAGTCATTGAGTGCCGAGCTGGACGCAAACTTATTGCCCTTTGTTATGACCATAATGTTTGCTGCATCGGCGAGTTTCTTGACGCCCTTCGGCTACCAAACTAACCTCATGGTTCAGGGTCCGGGGGGCTACCATTCCACCGACTATTTTAGGGTCGGTATTTTGCTCAGTTTGATGGTCGGTGTAACGGTGGTAGTTTTAGTGCCGGTGTTCTGGCCTCTGTCGTGA
- the rfaH gene encoding transcription/translation regulatory transformer protein RfaH has product MENWFLLQTKSKQESRAVDNLERQGVNSFCPMMRVEKLSRGSRVVKQEALFPGYLFVNFDQESVSSTTIRSTRGVSHFVTSGGAPVKVPESLISELILRTDPENEETVSSLPSKGDWLQIVDGPFRGLNAVFSQPDGNQRAIVLINLLNQQVSASLPFSSLVAGEGSDG; this is encoded by the coding sequence ATGGAAAACTGGTTTTTGCTCCAGACAAAATCAAAGCAGGAAAGCAGGGCAGTAGACAATCTTGAGCGCCAAGGCGTCAATTCATTCTGTCCAATGATGCGTGTTGAGAAGCTGTCTCGAGGCTCTCGAGTGGTCAAGCAAGAAGCGCTGTTTCCCGGCTATCTATTTGTCAATTTTGATCAGGAGTCAGTCTCCTCAACGACCATTCGCTCGACCCGAGGGGTGAGTCACTTTGTTACCAGTGGCGGCGCGCCAGTCAAGGTGCCAGAGTCACTTATCAGCGAGCTAATATTACGCACCGATCCAGAGAATGAGGAAACGGTGTCCAGCCTTCCCAGTAAGGGTGACTGGCTGCAAATAGTTGATGGCCCCTTTCGCGGTCTAAATGCAGTATTTTCTCAGCCTGATGGCAATCAGCGAGCTATAGTATTAATCAATCTATTGAATCAACAGGTTTCGGCATCATTGCCGTTCTCTAGCCTAGTGGCTGGAGAGGGGAGTGACGGCTAA